One window of Thermacetogenium phaeum DSM 12270 genomic DNA carries:
- the holA gene encoding DNA polymerase III subunit delta, whose product MPVFSYYQARKALQEGKIPPFMFLHGEEWFLVRELIRLARRKLEECWGSVEYLEWDEDSPAADVGISLTTLPLVGGGRMVVVDSPSPAALESYQGIKNPRLLAVFVFRHRLKKDDGLVHRLAESGWVVECAPLKGRELERWMQAEAESRQKRLTRTAAEYLRFSCRDNPALISHELEKVSLYLGPRVREISTAALQQVGSRSIGRSIFDLVDAVAARKRGMAGEILRDLIGQGESPVRLLALLSRHFLQLLEAAWLLKEGVSPAALAEVMRVHPYAGKKLQQQVRFFTLPELERALDSLLEIDRAVKQGQGEPVLLLESLLAEICR is encoded by the coding sequence TTGCCGGTTTTCAGCTACTATCAAGCCAGGAAGGCTCTTCAGGAAGGAAAAATACCCCCTTTTATGTTCCTCCACGGAGAGGAGTGGTTTCTGGTACGAGAATTAATCAGGCTGGCCCGGAGAAAGCTGGAGGAGTGTTGGGGGTCAGTTGAGTACCTGGAGTGGGATGAGGACTCTCCGGCTGCGGATGTCGGCATCTCCCTGACTACCCTTCCTCTGGTGGGTGGAGGGCGCATGGTGGTTGTCGATTCCCCTTCCCCCGCTGCCCTGGAGTCTTATCAGGGGATCAAGAACCCCCGCTTGCTGGCTGTTTTTGTCTTCCGGCACAGGTTGAAAAAAGATGACGGCCTGGTGCACCGGCTTGCGGAGAGCGGTTGGGTGGTCGAGTGTGCCCCGCTCAAGGGAAGAGAGCTGGAAAGGTGGATGCAGGCGGAGGCGGAGTCGCGCCAGAAAAGGCTCACCCGCACCGCTGCGGAGTATCTGCGTTTTTCGTGTAGGGACAACCCGGCGCTCATCAGCCATGAACTGGAAAAAGTCTCTCTTTACCTGGGGCCGCGGGTGCGGGAAATCAGCACTGCTGCCCTGCAGCAGGTGGGCAGCCGCAGCATCGGGCGCAGCATCTTTGATCTGGTGGACGCGGTTGCCGCCCGAAAAAGGGGGATGGCCGGGGAGATCCTGAGAGACTTGATCGGTCAAGGGGAGTCTCCCGTACGCCTTTTAGCCCTCCTTTCCCGGCATTTTCTTCAGCTGCTGGAGGCGGCCTGGCTTCTGAAAGAGGGGGTTTCTCCCGCCGCTCTGGCAGAGGTGATGAGGGTTCACCCCTATGCCGGCAAGAAGCTGCAGCAGCAGGTCCGGTTCTTCACCCTCCCCGAACTGGAAAGAGCCCTCGATTCCCTCCTGGAGATCGACCGGGCGGTGAAACAGGGGCAGGGGGAACCGGTTCTGCTTCTGGAGTCGCTCCTTGCCGAGATCTGCCGCTGA
- the rpsT gene encoding 30S ribosomal protein S20: MANTKSAIKRAKTARKRQLRNASYKSAMKTAIKKFEAALAAGDRENLEATYRKAIRLIDKVATKGVIHPNTRDRKKSKLARKLNQALA, from the coding sequence ATGGCAAACACCAAATCGGCAATCAAAAGAGCAAAAACCGCCAGGAAACGGCAACTGCGCAACGCCTCCTACAAGTCGGCCATGAAGACCGCCATCAAGAAGTTCGAGGCAGCTCTGGCGGCAGGGGACAGGGAAAACTTAGAGGCAACCTACAGAAAGGCAATCCGCCTGATCGATAAGGTCGCCACAAAAGGAGTTATTCACCCCAATACCAGAGACCGGAAAAAGTCCAAGCTGGCACGGAAGCTGAACCAGGCTCTGGCCTGA
- a CDS encoding lysine exporter LysO family protein, whose amino-acid sequence MPFIWLAAGALIAPHIKGWSERLLNYPLFLLLFGLGTRIGLNQELLSSIPRLGLTSLVICLFSSAASIGLVVLWGSLFSDADRGSRAGGRSSQGQDLRRELLSILAVVAFLGTGMATGCLLRPPEQLVLPLINLSLIAIYVSVGVGLKDGITGLKNIPGKSLYIFLPLVITAGSIIGGVLAGFLTHSNLRLSGAIGGGMGYYSLTMALVSQNSGVEMGFIAFLANFIREVLTFLLSPLLVRISSLAPIALGGATTMDTTLAMMKRCLNEEHALLAFCNGAALTLITPFLLILLL is encoded by the coding sequence ATGCCTTTTATCTGGCTGGCCGCAGGCGCCCTGATCGCCCCGCACATCAAGGGATGGTCGGAACGCCTGCTCAACTATCCCCTCTTTCTGCTGCTCTTCGGGCTCGGCACCAGGATAGGGCTTAACCAGGAACTGCTGTCATCCATCCCCCGACTCGGCCTGACCTCCCTCGTCATCTGTCTCTTTTCCTCTGCGGCAAGCATCGGCCTGGTTGTTCTCTGGGGTTCGCTGTTCTCGGACGCCGACAGGGGTTCCAGAGCTGGCGGCAGGAGCTCTCAGGGGCAGGATCTGCGGCGAGAGCTGCTCTCCATCCTGGCGGTGGTTGCTTTTCTGGGAACCGGCATGGCCACCGGCTGCCTGTTGCGCCCCCCGGAGCAGCTGGTTTTACCGTTAATCAACCTGTCCCTGATCGCAATCTATGTGAGCGTGGGTGTGGGCTTGAAAGACGGCATCACGGGGCTGAAAAACATACCTGGTAAATCCCTTTACATCTTCCTTCCTCTGGTCATTACAGCGGGCAGCATCATCGGAGGAGTTCTGGCGGGTTTTCTGACCCACTCTAATCTCCGCCTCAGCGGTGCAATCGGAGGGGGAATGGGGTATTATTCCCTGACCATGGCCCTGGTATCACAGAATTCCGGAGTCGAGATGGGGTTCATCGCCTTTCTGGCCAACTTCATCAGGGAGGTGTTGACCTTTTTGCTCAGCCCCCTGCTGGTCAGAATCTCCAGCCTTGCCCCCATCGCCCTCGGCGGAGCAACGACCATGGATACCACCCTGGCCATGATGAAGCGCTGCCTAAATGAAGAGCATGCCCTCCTGGCCTTCTGCAACGGAGCAGCGCTGACCCTGATCACCCCATTTCTGCTCATCTTACTGCTCTAG
- a CDS encoding DNA internalization-related competence protein ComEC/Rec2 codes for MSPVVVVACAFAVGVVLGEFCCNTSTPPMALVAALVFLVGGVWSYLKGKRGSYYFLPLFFMAMGCSWVGMGKVPFPPSLESFVDHYVRVEGVVAAAPAFYPNRVVLVLDDPVVVLGAEEWRGPGKIQVVFYSEKEDFSLEKAAQSFSAEGAGILPGDRVRAEGTLRLPSTAQDEGEFDYRSYLARRGILAELRALYLPQVLPEREKGLYYLLKRGPALARLRLADGIREALPRDQSLFLEGILFGSREGITADDREIYQRTGVMHLFSVSGLHMGFIFAFLLALSGILRLGRGASFLLVASGVWGYAAVIDFAPPVTRAAVMATVGLGAHYCRQRKDHTASLALAALAVLLADPAALFEPGFQLSFAATWGILYLAAPLGDKLPFPPLLREVVTVPVAAQLATLPLTALYFQQVAVLGLFANVLVVPLAGLALFLGIAGAVLALAAPAAGSPFLVSAGALSYPIKWLVRLAAGIPGAAFAVPHSPWWVVAVWFLLLVLFGWSLQHGFTVSFPHFRFRSFPSRWTLPFFCGLVLCLLFMCWVPGYRSQQLEVTFLDVGQGDAVLVRTPGGRSMLIDAGGSPTYGSSTFDPGREIVVPALWRAGIRRLDLVVNSHPHEDHLGGIPAVLRNVQVGGFVVPPLEHPTPLTLEVQRLLREKGIPVYQIRAGAQIKLDPALRIAVLGPPERLYRGTRSDLNNNSLVLHLVYGEVSFLLTGDLEQEGMAGLVAAAKEGRLQGGLAATVLKAPHHGSPYSTCPEFADAVRPQVVVISVGRNSFGHPALSTIRFWEERGARVLRTDEAGTITFRTDGKRLQIRGLEQ; via the coding sequence GTGTCGCCTGTCGTCGTTGTTGCCTGTGCTTTTGCAGTAGGGGTTGTTCTGGGCGAGTTTTGTTGCAACACCTCTACTCCTCCGATGGCTCTGGTAGCCGCTCTGGTTTTCCTGGTCGGGGGAGTATGGTCTTACCTGAAGGGGAAAAGGGGTTCTTATTACTTCCTACCCCTTTTTTTTATGGCCATGGGGTGCTCCTGGGTAGGGATGGGGAAGGTACCCTTCCCTCCTTCACTGGAGTCCTTTGTTGATCATTACGTGAGAGTAGAAGGCGTTGTTGCGGCCGCGCCTGCCTTCTACCCCAACCGGGTGGTCCTGGTGCTCGATGATCCTGTTGTGGTGCTGGGTGCGGAAGAATGGCGGGGGCCGGGAAAAATTCAGGTTGTGTTTTATTCCGAGAAAGAGGATTTTTCCCTTGAGAAGGCAGCACAGAGCTTTTCTGCTGAGGGTGCGGGAATTCTGCCGGGGGACAGAGTAAGGGCTGAGGGCACACTGAGGCTGCCCTCGACGGCGCAGGATGAGGGGGAGTTCGATTACAGATCCTACCTGGCTCGGCGGGGGATTTTGGCCGAATTGCGGGCGTTGTATTTGCCACAGGTTCTCCCCGAAAGGGAAAAAGGTTTGTACTACCTGTTAAAAAGAGGGCCGGCACTGGCACGTCTGCGCCTGGCGGATGGAATCAGAGAAGCCCTGCCTCGGGACCAGTCGCTCTTTCTGGAAGGGATCCTTTTCGGTTCCCGGGAGGGTATCACAGCCGACGACAGGGAGATCTACCAGCGCACCGGGGTGATGCACCTTTTCTCCGTTTCCGGCCTCCACATGGGCTTTATTTTTGCTTTTTTGCTTGCTCTGTCGGGAATACTGCGGCTCGGCCGCGGCGCCTCCTTTCTCCTCGTTGCTTCCGGTGTCTGGGGTTACGCAGCAGTGATCGACTTTGCCCCGCCCGTGACCAGGGCAGCGGTGATGGCCACTGTAGGTCTTGGTGCCCACTACTGCCGGCAGCGCAAGGATCATACCGCTTCCCTGGCGCTGGCTGCTCTGGCCGTTCTCCTTGCCGACCCGGCTGCCCTTTTCGAGCCTGGGTTTCAGCTCTCTTTTGCCGCCACCTGGGGAATCCTCTACCTGGCGGCTCCTTTAGGAGACAAGCTGCCGTTTCCTCCTCTATTGCGGGAGGTGGTAACGGTGCCCGTGGCCGCTCAGCTCGCAACCCTCCCTTTGACTGCTCTCTATTTTCAGCAGGTGGCAGTTCTCGGGCTGTTTGCCAACGTTCTGGTTGTGCCTCTGGCGGGGCTGGCCTTATTTTTGGGGATCGCCGGTGCGGTTCTGGCCCTGGCTGCCCCTGCCGCTGGCAGCCCCTTCTTGGTCTCTGCGGGGGCGCTCTCCTATCCCATTAAGTGGCTTGTCCGGCTGGCGGCGGGTATTCCCGGTGCGGCCTTTGCCGTTCCGCATTCTCCCTGGTGGGTTGTTGCCGTCTGGTTCCTGCTGCTGGTTTTGTTCGGCTGGAGCCTTCAGCACGGTTTTACGGTTTCTTTCCCTCATTTCCGCTTTCGCTCTTTTCCCTCCCGCTGGACGCTGCCTTTCTTCTGCGGCCTGGTGCTGTGCCTGCTTTTCATGTGTTGGGTGCCGGGGTACCGATCACAGCAGCTCGAGGTGACTTTTCTCGACGTCGGACAGGGGGACGCCGTTTTGGTGCGGACGCCGGGCGGGCGCAGCATGCTGATCGATGCCGGGGGGAGCCCTACCTACGGCAGCTCGACATTCGATCCCGGCAGGGAGATCGTGGTTCCCGCCCTCTGGCGCGCAGGGATCCGCCGCCTCGACCTGGTCGTGAATTCCCACCCCCATGAAGACCATCTGGGAGGGATACCTGCCGTATTAAGGAACGTTCAGGTGGGGGGATTTGTCGTTCCGCCTCTGGAACATCCAACACCTTTAACTCTCGAGGTGCAACGTCTGTTGCGGGAAAAAGGGATACCTGTTTATCAGATCAGGGCCGGGGCGCAGATCAAGCTCGATCCCGCTTTGAGGATTGCAGTGCTCGGCCCTCCGGAGCGGCTTTACAGGGGAACGCGCAGCGATCTCAACAACAATTCTCTGGTGCTGCACCTGGTCTACGGGGAGGTCTCATTCCTGCTGACAGGGGACCTGGAGCAGGAAGGCATGGCCGGCCTGGTGGCTGCAGCAAAGGAGGGCCGCCTGCAGGGTGGCCTGGCGGCTACCGTCTTGAAGGCTCCCCATCACGGCAGCCCCTACAGTACTTGCCCGGAGTTTGCCGACGCCGTCCGACCTCAGGTGGTGGTGATCAGCGTCGGCCGCAATTCCTTCGGCCACCCTGCCCTTTCCACCATCCGCTTCTGGGAGGAAAGGGGGGCTCGAGTGCTCCGCACCGATGAAGCAGGAACGATAACCTTCAGGACGGATGGGAAGAGGCTGCAGATAAGAGGGCTAGAGCAGTAA